The region GAAAAGGCCCGCGGTATCACCATCAACACCAGCCACGTCGAATACAACACCGAAGGCCGTCACTACTCCCACGTGGACTGCCCCGGTCACGCCGACTACGTCAAGAACATGATCACCGGCGCAGCTCAGATGGACGGCGCCATCCTGGTCGTCAGCTCCGCTGACGGCCCTATGCCCCAGACCCGCGAGCACATCCTGCTCGCCCGTCAGGTCGGCGTGCCTTACATCGTCGTGTTCATGAACAAGGTCGACATGGTCGACGACGAAGAACTGCTCGAGCTGGTCGAAATGGAAGTTCGCGAACTGCTCAGCAACTACGAATTCCCCGGCGATGATCTGCCGATCATCAAGGGCAGCGCCCTGAAGGCTCTCGAAGCCCTGCAGGCCAACCCCAAGACCGCCCGCGGCGAAGACGAATGGGTGGACCGCATCTGGGAACTGCTGGACGCGATCGACTCTTACATCCCCACCCCGGAACGCGACACCGATAAGAGCTTCCTGATGCCTGTCGAAGACGTGTTCACCATCACCGGCCGCGGTACTGTGGCGACCGGCCGTGTGGAGCGTGGCATCGTGAAGGTTGGCGACGAAGTGGAAATCGTGGGTCTGACCGACACCAAGAAGACCACCGTGACCGGCGTGGAAATGCACCGTAAGCTGCTGGATCAGGGCATGGCGGGCGACAACGTGGGCGTGCTGCTGCGCGGTGTGAACCGTGACGACGTGGAACGCGGACAGGTGCTGGCCAAGCCCGGCAGCATCACCCCGCACACCAAGTTCGAAGCCAGCGTGTACATCCTGAGCAAGGACGAAGGTGGCCGTCACAGCGCGTTCTTCGGCGGTTACCGCCCCCAGTTCTACTTCCGGACCACGGACGTGACTGGCGTGGTGGAGCTGAAAGAAGGCGTGGAAATGGTGATGCCCGGTGACAACATCGAGTTCACCGTGGAGCTGATCAAGCCCATCGCCATGGAAGAAGGCCTGCGCTTCGCCATCCGCGAAGGTGGCCGCACCGTCGGCGCCGGCGTCGTGACCAAGGTTATCCAGTAACTTTAGCGACGTCTTGAGGGGAGGGGGCTATGCCCTTCCCCTTTTTAATTTTGCCGTTTTATTCTTTGGTTGCCGGTAAAATTGCCTCGCAATCTGAAGCTGCAAGCAGCCCTGCAGCGAGCTATGATATAATTTCAAGGTTCAAGATCACGCACCAGACGTGGTCAAGGAGGAAACCATGAAGAATGATCTGCACCCCAAGGCCGTCCCCTGCAAAATTATCTACCAGGGCCAGGTCGTGATGGAAACCCTGTCCACCCGCCCCGAAATTCACGTGGACGTGTGGAGTGGCTCGCACCCCTTCTGGACCGGCGAAGAACGCTTCGTTGACACCGAAGGCCGTGTGGAGAAGTTCTCCAAGCGCTTCGGCGACAGCTACCGCAAGCGCAGCTAAGTTCCAGGCAGAGCAAAAGAGGAGGCCAGTTGGCCTCCTCTTTTTTTGCTTTCTCTCACTCTGCAGTTGATCTGGCTTTGTAGTGACAGCCTTTAGTCGCCTAACTCCTCAACTATATGGGCAGAGGCCGTCGCAGCAACATAAGAGGAAGGGCCAAGCATTACGCTTGGCCCTTCCTCTTGATCATTCCCAATCAGGAATAGACTTCAGCTCTTACTGATTTTCAGTATCGCTGCTGTCGTACCCTTCTGTCAGCTCTACAGCTTCTCCGGGGGTCATCTTAGGCGATTCGGCGTCGGGAATACCGGGCACCTTTTCGACCTGGCTTTCATCGGCCGCCTTCTCGCTCTTATCGCTGTCGGAGGTCATGCCGAACTGCGCGAACAGGTCAGCGTAAACGTCGCCCAGCTTGGTGCTGATCTTGCCGCCCTGGCTAGCATCTTTGGCCGAGTAGTTGTAGTCGGAACCACGGCCACCGCGGCCGCCACGTCCTCCACCACCACCACTGTAGCGGTCGCTGCGGCTGCCGCCACCCTGGCTGACGAAGTCACGGTTGCCACCTTCGCGGGGAGCCGGGCCGCCACCCAGCGCACGGCGGCGCGACAGGCTAGCGCGCTGCTCAACAGGATCAATGTTCAGGATGACGGCTTCAATCTCGTCGCCCTTCTTGAACAGATCAGCCGGGTTGTTCACACGCTGGGTATCCAGTTCGCTGATGTGAATCAGACCCTCGATGCCTTCTTCGATTTCCATAAAGACACCGAAGTCAGTCAGGCCAGTCACGTGACCCTTCACCGGGGTGCCGGGCGGGTAACGGTCGGGCAGGGCACTCCAGGGATCATCCGTGGTCTGACGAATACCCAGGCTGATGCGGCGCTCCACCGGGTCCATTCGCAAGATCACGGCCTCGGTTTCTTCGCCTTCGGTCAGCACTTCATTGGGGTGACGCACGCGCTTGGTCCAGCTCATTTCGCTGA is a window of Deinococcus sp. Marseille-Q6407 DNA encoding:
- the tuf gene encoding elongation factor Tu, with translation MAKGTFERTKPHVNVGTIGHVDHGKTTLTAAITFTAAAMDDTIETLAYDQIDKAPEEKARGITINTSHVEYNTEGRHYSHVDCPGHADYVKNMITGAAQMDGAILVVSSADGPMPQTREHILLARQVGVPYIVVFMNKVDMVDDEELLELVEMEVRELLSNYEFPGDDLPIIKGSALKALEALQANPKTARGEDEWVDRIWELLDAIDSYIPTPERDTDKSFLMPVEDVFTITGRGTVATGRVERGIVKVGDEVEIVGLTDTKKTTVTGVEMHRKLLDQGMAGDNVGVLLRGVNRDDVERGQVLAKPGSITPHTKFEASVYILSKDEGGRHSAFFGGYRPQFYFRTTDVTGVVELKEGVEMVMPGDNIEFTVELIKPIAMEEGLRFAIREGGRTVGAGVVTKVIQ
- the rpmE gene encoding 50S ribosomal protein L31 gives rise to the protein MKNDLHPKAVPCKIIYQGQVVMETLSTRPEIHVDVWSGSHPFWTGEERFVDTEGRVEKFSKRFGDSYRKRS